One Deltaproteobacteria bacterium DNA window includes the following coding sequences:
- a CDS encoding aspartyl protease family protein: protein MKAAALLLALLLSAAPARADDVPPDAVVAVLPFGKAEEPNRILLDLAPDGAPPFPLLLDTGASISVLTPLAARAAGVSVRRHKSEPYRRRTRLGRDLLFQVDTSSSDTGSKTGWEYGVVGGDFLEAYVVEIDFTMRVVRFLDPDRFRVPEGATEPEEAVVPFTLTAHRPSLEVAIDGRPLRLLLETGVQPALVLSGDAARSVGIDPDALPDTGTLGTTLGPMQVRFHEVRSLSIGGLAVGPVPALVSPRGWYNLAGRSDSVVAYDVLSRFLVRIDYPRRRLWLRRESEAVPFFGSDYGAMSAAGAVVYEDPIGEIAVLVVRPGTPAERRGLRRGDQILRDGPGGRRLSVPEVLDALQGEAPLRVVRDEGGVPREHTLAAPAAAEDASAAN, encoded by the coding sequence ATGAAGGCCGCCGCCCTGCTGCTTGCCCTCCTGCTCTCCGCCGCGCCCGCCCGCGCGGACGACGTGCCGCCCGACGCCGTCGTCGCCGTCTTGCCGTTCGGGAAGGCGGAGGAGCCGAACCGGATCCTCCTCGACCTGGCGCCCGACGGCGCGCCGCCCTTCCCGCTGCTGCTCGACACGGGTGCCAGCATCAGCGTGCTGACACCCCTGGCCGCACGCGCGGCCGGCGTCTCGGTCCGGCGCCACAAGAGCGAACCGTACCGGCGCAGGACGCGCCTCGGCCGGGACCTGCTCTTCCAGGTGGACACGAGCTCGAGCGACACCGGCTCGAAGACGGGCTGGGAGTATGGCGTGGTCGGCGGCGACTTCCTGGAGGCCTACGTGGTCGAGATCGACTTCACGATGCGCGTGGTCCGGTTCCTGGATCCCGACCGCTTCCGCGTGCCCGAGGGTGCCACGGAGCCCGAGGAGGCGGTGGTGCCCTTCACCTTGACCGCCCACAGGCCCTCGCTCGAGGTCGCGATCGACGGGCGTCCCCTGCGCCTGCTCCTCGAAACCGGCGTGCAGCCCGCCCTGGTCCTCTCCGGGGACGCGGCCCGCTCGGTCGGCATCGACCCCGACGCGCTCCCGGACACGGGGACCCTCGGTACGACGCTCGGGCCGATGCAGGTGCGCTTCCACGAGGTCCGCTCGCTGTCGATCGGGGGGCTCGCCGTCGGGCCGGTGCCGGCCCTGGTGTCGCCGCGCGGCTGGTACAACCTGGCGGGCCGAAGCGACTCGGTGGTCGCCTACGACGTGCTGTCGCGCTTCCTGGTCCGGATCGACTACCCGCGCCGGCGCCTGTGGCTGCGCCGCGAGTCCGAGGCGGTGCCGTTCTTCGGGTCCGATTACGGAGCGATGAGCGCGGCGGGTGCGGTCGTCTACGAGGATCCGATCGGCGAGATCGCCGTGCTCGTGGTGCGCCCGGGTACACCCGCCGAGCGGCGCGGCCTGCGGCGCGGCGACCAGATCCTGCGCGACGGCCCGGGCGGGCGCCGCCTCTCGGTGCCCGAGGTGCTCGATGCGCTGCAGGGGGAGGCGCCGCTGCGCGTGGTCCGCGACGAGGGCGGCGTCCCGCGCGAGCACACGCTCGCGGCGCCCGCCGCCGCGGAGGACGCCAGCGCCGCGAACTGA
- a CDS encoding thioesterase family protein, producing MPEGDPLARLLARLELEPGGAGAFAAAPVQAGRRLFGGLLAAQAAVAAARTVAGARLHSLHGYFLRPGRPGAALRFEVTRVRDGRRFATRRVLVLQLGEPVFELACGFTGDEQGVAHAHEPPLAPAPPPEGLPDWESLRAAETGEPARPPDAIEVRVCQPADDRPGAPAPPHRLVWMRPRGRLPEDPVLHAAALVYASDRTLLRTAARLHGGLRERLPASLDHAVWLHRPPRWDDWILYASETPIAHGGRAWVAGRILDRSGARLASVVQEGLLRRPRRAGG from the coding sequence ATGCCGGAGGGCGATCCGCTCGCGCGCCTGCTCGCGCGCCTCGAGCTCGAGCCCGGGGGCGCGGGCGCCTTCGCGGCGGCGCCCGTGCAGGCGGGGCGGCGCCTGTTCGGGGGCCTGCTCGCGGCGCAGGCGGCGGTGGCCGCCGCGCGCACCGTCGCGGGCGCGCGGCTCCACTCGCTCCACGGCTACTTCCTGCGCCCCGGGCGCCCGGGCGCGGCGCTCCGCTTCGAGGTGACGCGCGTGCGCGACGGGCGGCGCTTCGCGACCCGGCGCGTGCTCGTCCTCCAGCTCGGCGAGCCGGTCTTCGAGCTGGCCTGCGGCTTCACGGGCGACGAGCAGGGCGTGGCCCACGCGCACGAGCCGCCGCTCGCCCCGGCGCCCCCGCCCGAGGGCCTGCCCGACTGGGAGAGCCTGCGCGCCGCCGAGACCGGCGAGCCGGCCCGGCCCCCCGACGCGATCGAGGTGCGCGTGTGCCAGCCCGCCGACGATCGCCCGGGCGCTCCCGCTCCGCCCCACCGCCTGGTGTGGATGCGCCCGCGCGGGCGGCTGCCCGAGGATCCCGTGCTGCACGCCGCCGCGCTCGTCTACGCGAGCGATCGCACGCTCCTGCGCACGGCGGCGCGCCTGCATGGCGGCCTGCGGGAGCGGCTGCCCGCGAGCCTCGATCACGCGGTCTGGCTGCACCGGCCGCCGCGCTGGGACGACTGGATCCTCTACGCGAGCGAGACCCCGATCGCGCACGGCGGCCGCGCCTGGGTCGCGGGCCGGATCCTCGACCGCAGCGGCGCGCGCCTCGCCAGCGTCGTCCAGGAAGGGCTCCTGCGGCGGCCGCGCCGGGCGGGCGGCTAG
- a CDS encoding serine/threonine-protein kinase, giving the protein MACVLAVLGLALLGTPAPAAEEPSGAARVWRAIKRVPGQIGAATKKAARGIGDGFDRSEEAQPAEQETVAKPAPKPVGRPSPRAAPRRPPAPAPVPLAQEPLAPLPLPPPRPERPPAALAAEPELLRDGLAHLGLRRLALLGFFAAALAGVGLAFARRRQPSSPASAATPAAGAPGPAAPEPASLPSASFAPTIPLPLAPVPEPPPTKAFPRDTVRVPPGGQKTTVRHTATAFDAAALDARTEAALAEALASDAASATPFPGGGRYELLAEIGRGGMGVVYQARDKRLDRIVALKRLPEDLQTHPRAVQLLLREARSAAQLNHPHIVTLYDVDHEDGAYFLTMEYLEGQPLSSLLHRRRRMAASEVAWLGRQAAAGLAYAHERRIVHRDVKTANLFLTRDRIVKIMDFGLAKMLEAVRRRSTRIGGTPDYMAPEQASGVDADERADLYALGVTLFELLTGTVPFDEGDPARHHRETQPPDPRERAHELPDALADLVLQLLAKKPDERPGSAAEVAERLRGIEQATLRRRAEP; this is encoded by the coding sequence GTGGCGTGCGTCCTCGCGGTGCTGGGGCTCGCCCTGCTCGGCACGCCGGCCCCGGCGGCCGAGGAGCCGAGCGGCGCGGCCCGGGTCTGGCGGGCGATCAAGCGCGTCCCGGGCCAGATCGGGGCCGCGACGAAGAAGGCGGCGCGCGGGATCGGCGACGGCTTCGACCGCAGCGAGGAGGCGCAGCCCGCCGAACAGGAGACGGTCGCGAAGCCCGCGCCGAAGCCCGTCGGGCGCCCGTCTCCGCGAGCGGCACCGCGGCGGCCGCCCGCCCCCGCGCCGGTCCCGCTCGCGCAGGAGCCCCTCGCTCCCCTGCCGCTTCCTCCGCCCCGGCCCGAGCGGCCGCCCGCGGCGCTCGCGGCCGAGCCCGAGCTGCTCCGGGACGGGCTCGCCCACCTGGGCCTGCGCCGCCTGGCGCTGCTCGGGTTCTTCGCGGCGGCCCTCGCGGGCGTCGGCCTCGCCTTCGCCCGCCGGCGCCAGCCATCCTCGCCAGCGAGCGCGGCGACGCCGGCAGCCGGCGCTCCCGGGCCCGCGGCGCCGGAGCCGGCGTCGCTCCCCTCCGCCTCGTTCGCGCCGACGATCCCGCTGCCGCTCGCGCCCGTGCCCGAGCCTCCGCCGACGAAGGCCTTCCCGCGCGACACCGTGCGCGTCCCTCCGGGCGGGCAGAAGACGACCGTCCGGCACACCGCGACCGCCTTCGACGCCGCCGCCCTCGACGCCCGCACCGAGGCGGCCCTGGCCGAGGCGCTGGCGAGCGACGCCGCGTCTGCGACGCCGTTCCCCGGCGGCGGCCGCTACGAGCTGCTCGCCGAGATCGGGCGCGGCGGGATGGGCGTCGTCTACCAGGCCCGCGACAAGCGGCTCGACCGCATCGTCGCGCTCAAGCGGCTCCCGGAGGACCTCCAGACGCACCCGCGCGCCGTGCAGCTCCTGCTGCGCGAGGCACGCAGCGCCGCCCAGCTCAACCACCCCCACATCGTGACCCTCTACGACGTCGATCACGAGGACGGCGCCTACTTCCTGACCATGGAGTACCTCGAGGGCCAGCCGCTCTCGAGCCTGCTCCACCGGCGCAGGCGGATGGCCGCCTCCGAGGTGGCCTGGCTCGGCCGCCAGGCCGCGGCCGGCCTCGCCTACGCCCACGAGCGGCGCATCGTCCACCGCGACGTCAAGACCGCGAACCTGTTCCTGACCCGCGACCGGATCGTGAAGATCATGGACTTCGGGCTCGCCAAGATGCTGGAGGCCGTGCGCCGGCGCTCGACGCGCATCGGCGGCACCCCCGACTACATGGCGCCCGAGCAGGCGTCGGGCGTGGACGCGGACGAGCGCGCCGACCTCTACGCGCTCGGGGTCACGCTCTTCGAGCTGCTCACCGGGACGGTCCCGTTCGACGAAGGGGATCCTGCCCGACACCATCGCGAGACGCAGCCGCCGGATCCGCGCGAGCGCGCCCACGAGCTGCCGGACGCGCTCGCCGACCTCGTGCTCCAGCTCCTCGCCAAGAAGCCCGACGAGCGTCCCGGCTCGGCCGCCGAGGTGGCCGAGCGGCTGCGCGGGATCGAGCAGGCGACCCTGCGCAGGCGCGCGGAGCCCTAG